Proteins encoded together in one Anaerotignum propionicum DSM 1682 window:
- a CDS encoding pyridoxamine 5'-phosphate oxidase family protein, translating into MQYRMKTHPLSEEQITKLLERSQTGSLATINTDGTPYVTPIHFVYYNNKIYAHGLPKGKKLDNIAHDQRVGFSVYEMNELLLDPNEKPCDTNTKYESIIISGNAKRVEDIQVKEDILKKVVEKYTPHLAGKELPAPMVKGTAVIEIDIMEMTGKYYS; encoded by the coding sequence ATGCAATATCGAATGAAAACACATCCATTATCTGAAGAACAAATAACCAAATTACTGGAGCGCTCACAGACTGGTAGCCTAGCTACAATAAATACTGATGGAACGCCATATGTGACGCCAATCCATTTTGTTTATTACAACAATAAAATTTATGCCCATGGACTACCAAAAGGAAAGAAGCTTGATAATATTGCCCATGACCAACGAGTAGGATTTTCTGTTTATGAAATGAATGAATTATTGCTAGATCCTAATGAGAAACCCTGCGACACAAATACGAAATATGAGAGTATTATTATTTCCGGAAATGCAAAACGCGTTGAGGATATTCAAGTTAAAGAAGATATTCTGAAAAAAGTGGTGGAAAAATACACACCTCATTTAGCAGGTAAGGAACTTCCTGCTCCGATGGTTAAAGGTACGGCAGTAATAGAAATTGATATAATGGAAATGACTGGAAAATACTATTCATAA
- a CDS encoding enoyl-CoA hydratase-related protein: MKLVELKESIKNIIIEIEGEVAILTMNRPKALNALNAETMQEMIKIMECIGLDDSINGVIITAEGKGFIAGADITQFVPLDALGGRDCSELGQMCCSSIERLEKPVIAAVNGYALGGGNEVAMACDIRIASTNAVFGQPEVNLGIMPCFGGTQRLTRLVAYGVAKELIFTARQVKADEALSIGLVNKVVAPEELLSSAKEMMSTILTKAPKAISMCKVAINRGKEMDMVNALELERDVTGLLFSTADKVEGVAAFLEKRPAKFIGK; the protein is encoded by the coding sequence TTGAAATTAGTAGAACTGAAAGAAAGCATTAAAAACATTATTATTGAGATTGAGGGCGAGGTTGCTATTTTAACAATGAATAGACCAAAAGCATTAAATGCGCTCAACGCTGAAACCATGCAGGAAATGATTAAAATTATGGAATGCATTGGTTTAGATGATTCCATTAACGGTGTTATCATCACAGCTGAAGGAAAGGGTTTTATCGCAGGTGCCGACATTACTCAGTTTGTTCCCCTGGATGCTTTGGGCGGAAGAGATTGTTCCGAACTTGGACAGATGTGCTGTAGTTCTATCGAAAGACTCGAAAAACCCGTTATTGCCGCTGTAAACGGCTATGCTCTTGGTGGCGGAAACGAAGTTGCTATGGCTTGTGATATAAGAATTGCCAGCACAAATGCAGTTTTCGGACAGCCGGAAGTAAACCTTGGAATTATGCCATGCTTTGGTGGTACTCAGCGCTTAACAAGACTGGTAGCTTATGGTGTTGCAAAAGAACTTATTTTTACAGCAAGACAGGTTAAAGCTGATGAAGCTCTTTCCATCGGACTTGTAAACAAAGTGGTTGCCCCTGAAGAATTGCTTTCTTCTGCAAAAGAAATGATGTCAACTATACTTACAAAGGCACCAAAAGCAATTTCCATGTGTAAGGTTGCAATCAACAGAGGTAAGGAAATGGATATGGTCAATGCACTTGAGCTTGAAAGAGATGTAACAGGCCTTCTGTTCTCCACAGCAGATAAAGTTGAAGGTGTTGCGGCTTTCCTTGAAAAAAGACCTGCCAAGTTTATTGGCAAATAA
- a CDS encoding GntP family permease, translating to MIGFIGILLSLCLLIYLAYRGWSVILLAPILALLATTFSLFEGGEVHLLATYTETFMSNAANYVKNYYPVFLLGALFGKVMDDTGTANSIAMFIAKKVGKGKEIWAIVIAGGIIVYGGVSMFVAAFALYPIGAALFREANIPKRLLPATIGMCTLTFSMSALPGSPQIQNAIPMKYLGTDLFAAPVLGIIAALIMFFGGTLWIISRAIKAKKAGEGYGNHPNENLNTVDSNDLPSFGTAIIPILIVLVGNFVLSKIVFPGMDFTYLQDKYNIAPSAVLGNWSLILSLIVAIAFAISLNVKRFKKGIMSTLKEGVQGSFLAIMNTASEVGYGNVIKTLAAFGIVGGALMGISSNPLVTTAISSSVLAGITGSASGGVSIALEAFGQTFMDQAMARGIDIQVLHRVAAVACGGLDSLPHNGAVITLLGITGMTHKESYAHLGMVTVVIPTFAAIAIVALGSLGIV from the coding sequence ATGATTGGATTTATAGGTATTTTATTATCATTGTGCCTTTTGATTTATCTGGCGTATAGAGGTTGGTCAGTTATTCTCTTGGCACCTATTTTGGCTCTGCTTGCAACAACCTTTTCCCTTTTTGAAGGTGGGGAAGTTCATCTTTTGGCTACATATACAGAAACTTTTATGTCTAATGCCGCAAACTACGTAAAGAATTACTATCCTGTATTTTTATTAGGTGCGTTGTTTGGTAAGGTAATGGATGACACGGGAACAGCGAATTCCATTGCTATGTTTATCGCTAAAAAAGTTGGGAAAGGCAAAGAGATTTGGGCTATTGTAATTGCTGGCGGTATCATCGTATATGGTGGTGTTTCCATGTTCGTTGCAGCATTTGCTCTTTATCCAATTGGCGCTGCTTTATTTAGAGAAGCTAATATACCAAAGAGATTGTTGCCAGCTACCATTGGTATGTGTACACTTACTTTCTCTATGTCAGCACTGCCTGGTTCACCACAGATTCAGAATGCTATCCCAATGAAATATTTAGGTACTGATCTTTTTGCTGCACCTGTCTTAGGTATTATAGCAGCACTGATTATGTTCTTTGGGGGCACTCTTTGGATCATTTCAAGAGCTATTAAGGCAAAAAAAGCTGGCGAAGGTTATGGTAATCATCCTAATGAAAACTTAAACACTGTAGATTCAAATGATTTACCTAGTTTTGGTACAGCAATTATTCCAATTTTAATTGTATTAGTTGGTAACTTTGTTCTTTCTAAGATTGTTTTCCCAGGTATGGATTTTACCTACTTGCAAGACAAATATAATATTGCTCCTTCTGCCGTTCTTGGAAACTGGAGTTTAATTTTATCTTTAATTGTAGCAATCGCTTTTGCAATTTCGTTAAATGTGAAGAGATTCAAAAAAGGTATTATGTCTACTTTAAAAGAGGGTGTTCAGGGATCATTCCTTGCTATTATGAACACTGCCAGTGAAGTAGGTTATGGTAATGTTATCAAAACCCTTGCGGCCTTTGGTATTGTTGGTGGTGCATTGATGGGTATATCTTCAAACCCTCTTGTTACAACAGCTATTTCAAGTTCAGTTCTTGCAGGTATCACGGGTTCTGCTTCCGGTGGCGTAAGTATTGCCCTTGAAGCATTTGGACAAACCTTTATGGATCAGGCTATGGCAAGAGGAATTGACATTCAGGTTCTTCATAGAGTTGCTGCTGTTGCCTGCGGCGGTCTGGACAGTTTGCCTCATAATGGTGCGGTAATCACACTTCTTGGCATCACAGGTATGACACATAAGGAAAGTTATGCTCATCTTGGTATGGTTACAGTAGTTATTCCTACATTTGCAGCAATTGCAATTGTTGCGTTAGGATCTCTAGGTATTGTTTAA
- a CDS encoding VOC family protein → MKFLWTTVHVKNLEESIAFYTQVIGLQVVNRFKAGKGVEIAFMGNGVDGETLVELLEDENHDNVTFGGGVSIGFAIKSVEDMIKSLEEKNIKIYSGPFETPDATFFFIKDPSGFNVQLFQYK, encoded by the coding sequence ATGAAGTTTTTATGGACAACAGTACATGTGAAAAATCTAGAAGAATCCATCGCTTTCTATACCCAAGTGATTGGCCTTCAGGTTGTGAACCGTTTTAAAGCAGGAAAAGGAGTGGAAATCGCATTCATGGGGAACGGGGTTGATGGAGAAACGTTGGTAGAACTTTTAGAAGATGAGAATCATGATAATGTCACCTTTGGCGGAGGTGTCTCAATAGGGTTTGCCATTAAATCTGTGGAAGATATGATTAAATCTTTAGAAGAGAAAAATATAAAAATATACTCAGGTCCTTTTGAGACTCCTGATGCAACATTTTTTTTCATAAAAGATCCCAGTGGTTTCAATGTTCAACTATTCCAATATAAATAA
- a CDS encoding acyl CoA:acetate/3-ketoacid CoA transferase produces MKKIKIYSAEEAALLVKNQDTISVSGFVACGLPETLNTALEKRFIETGSPTNLTLFYAAGLGNRDGSGADHFAHEGMTKRVIGGHWNLAPKLGQLAIENKIEAYNFPQGTLCQLYRDIAAHKVGTITHVGLNTFVDPRNQGGKLNDITTEDMVKLLEIDGKEQLLYKAIPINICFIRGTYADEYGNISLEKEVAPFEVTSLAQATKNSGGKVIVQVETIVRGGTLDPKLVKIPGIYVDGIVLSKEEEHQQCLNGKYDPSLSGEIRILTDSTSTLKLDAKKIIARRAAMELQKDTVVNLGIGAPEYVSAVANEEGIGDFMTLTVEVGPVGGIPQGGTRFGGSINADCVLDQPYQFDFYDGGGVDLAFLGLAQTDGDGNVNVSKFGPRIAGCGGFINITQNAKKVFFCGTFTAGGLKTAVENGKMLITKEGAERKFVNAVEHITFSGKYANKTNQPVMYITERAVFELRQDGVHLIEVAPGIDIQTQIIDLMGFVPKMEKEVRLMDERIFKNEPMGLSK; encoded by the coding sequence ATGAAAAAGATTAAAATTTACAGTGCAGAAGAGGCCGCTCTCCTCGTAAAAAACCAAGATACCATAAGTGTAAGCGGCTTTGTGGCTTGCGGTTTGCCGGAAACTTTGAACACAGCTTTAGAGAAAAGATTCATTGAAACGGGTTCTCCTACAAATTTGACACTGTTTTATGCCGCAGGTTTAGGTAACCGCGATGGCAGCGGAGCAGATCACTTTGCCCATGAGGGCATGACTAAAAGAGTAATCGGCGGTCATTGGAATTTAGCCCCCAAACTTGGTCAATTAGCGATTGAAAATAAAATCGAGGCATATAACTTCCCCCAAGGTACCCTTTGTCAGCTATATCGAGATATTGCGGCACATAAGGTGGGAACCATAACCCATGTAGGCTTAAATACCTTTGTTGATCCTAGAAATCAAGGGGGAAAGCTGAATGACATCACCACAGAGGATATGGTGAAGTTGCTTGAAATTGATGGGAAGGAACAACTTCTCTATAAGGCAATTCCAATAAATATTTGTTTTATTCGAGGTACATATGCAGACGAATATGGAAACATTTCGTTGGAAAAGGAAGTTGCACCTTTTGAAGTTACTTCTTTGGCCCAAGCTACAAAGAATAGCGGTGGAAAGGTCATTGTTCAGGTAGAAACTATTGTTCGTGGGGGTACGTTGGATCCAAAGCTTGTAAAAATTCCTGGGATTTATGTGGATGGTATTGTCTTATCCAAAGAGGAAGAACATCAACAGTGTTTGAATGGTAAGTACGATCCTAGCCTTTCCGGTGAGATTCGAATTCTGACAGATAGCACCAGCACTTTGAAATTAGATGCGAAAAAAATAATTGCAAGACGTGCGGCGATGGAACTGCAAAAAGATACTGTTGTAAATTTGGGAATTGGTGCTCCTGAATATGTTTCAGCTGTGGCAAATGAAGAAGGTATTGGAGATTTTATGACACTTACCGTTGAGGTTGGCCCTGTGGGTGGGATTCCCCAAGGCGGTACTCGTTTCGGCGGCAGTATCAATGCGGATTGTGTTTTGGATCAGCCATATCAATTTGACTTTTACGATGGCGGTGGCGTAGACCTTGCATTCCTTGGTCTTGCACAAACAGATGGTGACGGAAATGTAAATGTAAGCAAGTTTGGCCCAAGAATTGCAGGCTGCGGCGGATTTATTAATATCACACAGAATGCAAAAAAAGTATTTTTCTGCGGAACATTTACAGCTGGTGGTTTAAAAACAGCAGTAGAAAATGGCAAAATGCTCATTACAAAAGAAGGGGCTGAAAGAAAGTTTGTAAATGCCGTAGAGCATATCACTTTTAGCGGTAAATATGCAAACAAAACGAACCAGCCAGTTATGTACATAACGGAAAGAGCTGTATTTGAACTAAGACAAGATGGTGTGCATCTGATTGAAGTTGCCCCTGGAATTGATATTCAAACACAGATTATTGATCTAATGGGTTTTGTTCCTAAAATGGAAAAGGAAGTTCGGCTTATGGACGAAAGAATTTTCAAGAACGAACCAATGGGTCTCTCTAAATAA
- a CDS encoding TetR/AcrR family transcriptional regulator C-terminal domain-containing protein — MDEQSIDLRMQRTYKLLSEALYELILKQPFEEISVTDICKKAMVHRTTFYKHFQDKYQLLETIFSEEQRKFSELHISEGETEKEYYRRVLRQMFEYVKNNRVFFVQSASHIKNDFMANLLRNTVRTYLERCFRMDETRLGVPSAIPIPIMSEYYTGAAIALVMWWLQNGMEISIEQMVDYISLMIVW; from the coding sequence ATGGATGAACAGTCAATTGATTTGCGTATGCAAAGAACCTATAAGCTTCTTAGTGAAGCCCTTTATGAACTGATTCTGAAGCAGCCCTTTGAAGAAATTTCAGTGACAGATATCTGTAAAAAGGCAATGGTGCACCGCACCACATTTTATAAGCATTTTCAAGATAAATATCAATTACTGGAGACTATATTTTCAGAAGAACAGCGTAAATTCAGTGAATTACATATTAGCGAAGGAGAAACAGAAAAAGAATATTATCGACGTGTCCTGAGGCAAATGTTTGAATATGTGAAAAACAATAGAGTTTTTTTCGTACAAAGTGCTTCTCATATTAAAAACGACTTTATGGCAAATCTCCTACGAAATACTGTTCGCACCTATCTTGAACGGTGTTTTCGAATGGATGAAACACGTTTGGGTGTTCCCAGTGCAATTCCTATTCCCATTATGTCGGAGTATTATACAGGCGCCGCCATTGCATTGGTTATGTGGTGGCTGCAAAACGGCATGGAAATTTCCATAGAACAAATGGTGGACTACATAAGTTTGATGATTGTTTGGTAA
- a CDS encoding SPL family radical SAM protein, whose translation MFFDAVYYEPGALDYQLGQMLRHKFASLSWREIENHNRITEMTSAENRDFPKLKNHLIIGIRKTHRYVPNHKVSDWLVPYTSSGCRAMCLYCYLVCNYNKCAYLRLFVNREQMLDRLLKKDAAADVPQTFEIGSNSDLLLENTITDNLIYTIERFGREGRGKLTFPSKFDMVQPLLGLDHRQKTIFRMSMNPQEIINKVEIGTSSLSARIRALNDMAEAGYPVGMLIAPVILLPNWKQLYGELIDRLADELSSKVLQKGFIEIILMTYSFVQNAINTDAFPNAVQLYDREIMTGRGRGKYCYRNDIRGEAESFLRQKLSQRLGTMPILYIS comes from the coding sequence ATGTTTTTTGATGCGGTATATTATGAGCCGGGTGCTCTTGATTATCAATTAGGGCAGATGTTACGGCATAAATTTGCAAGTTTATCATGGAGAGAGATAGAAAATCATAACCGCATAACGGAAATGACATCAGCAGAAAACCGAGATTTTCCAAAGTTAAAAAACCATCTAATTATTGGAATCAGAAAGACTCACAGATATGTACCCAATCATAAGGTTTCTGACTGGTTAGTTCCATATACATCCTCTGGGTGCAGGGCTATGTGCTTATATTGCTATCTTGTTTGTAATTATAATAAATGTGCCTATCTGCGGCTTTTTGTAAATCGTGAGCAAATGTTGGACAGATTGCTGAAAAAGGATGCAGCAGCTGATGTACCCCAAACTTTTGAAATTGGCAGCAACAGTGACTTGTTGTTGGAAAACACAATAACGGATAATTTGATCTATACAATCGAGCGTTTTGGGCGAGAGGGCCGGGGTAAGCTGACGTTTCCCTCAAAATTTGATATGGTTCAACCATTGTTGGGTCTTGACCACCGCCAAAAGACTATCTTTCGTATGAGTATGAATCCCCAGGAAATCATAAATAAAGTGGAGATAGGAACTTCCTCTCTGTCTGCAAGGATTCGTGCACTGAATGACATGGCAGAGGCAGGATATCCCGTGGGTATGTTGATTGCCCCTGTGATATTGCTACCAAATTGGAAGCAGCTATATGGCGAATTGATAGACCGTCTGGCAGATGAACTGAGTTCAAAGGTGTTGCAAAAAGGTTTTATTGAAATCATTTTAATGACTTATAGCTTCGTACAAAATGCTATAAATACGGATGCTTTCCCTAATGCTGTACAGCTGTACGATCGGGAAATCATGACAGGACGTGGGCGGGGTAAATATTGTTATCGTAACGATATTCGTGGAGAGGCAGAATCTTTTTTACGTCAAAAGCTTTCACAGAGATTAGGAACTATGCCAATACTGTATATTTCATAG
- a CDS encoding peroxiredoxin, with protein sequence MKISLRDKFPEITVQTTKGTIHLPNDYQGKWFVLFSHPADFTPVCTTEFVAFQKRKKQFNDLGVELIGLSVDNLESHEKWVQWIKENIYVQIEFPIIDDEKRKISETLGLIHPNEDDTAAVRAVIIVDHNGKVRTILEYPKEIGRNVDEILRTVKALKLASIKKVFSPANWPHNEIIGDKVLFHRGENDDPELDRERGIYSLSDWFVYKNLEE encoded by the coding sequence ATGAAAATATCACTTCGAGACAAGTTTCCAGAAATTACAGTACAAACTACAAAAGGAACGATACACTTACCAAATGATTATCAAGGGAAGTGGTTTGTATTATTCAGTCATCCGGCAGATTTTACGCCTGTATGTACCACTGAATTTGTTGCATTCCAAAAAAGAAAAAAACAATTTAACGATTTAGGCGTTGAATTGATTGGATTAAGTGTAGATAATTTAGAATCACATGAAAAATGGGTTCAATGGATTAAAGAAAATATTTATGTTCAGATAGAGTTTCCCATTATAGATGATGAGAAAAGAAAAATATCTGAAACTCTTGGCTTAATTCATCCAAATGAAGATGATACTGCCGCAGTCAGAGCAGTCATTATTGTAGATCACAATGGGAAAGTAAGGACTATTCTGGAATATCCCAAAGAGATTGGAAGAAATGTTGATGAAATATTAAGAACGGTGAAAGCATTAAAATTAGCATCGATCAAGAAGGTTTTTTCTCCCGCAAATTGGCCTCATAATGAAATTATTGGAGATAAGGTCTTATTCCACAGAGGCGAAAATGATGATCCGGAATTGGACAGGGAAAGAGGAATCTATAGTTTGTCTGATTGGTTTGTGTATAAGAATTTAGAAGAGTAA
- the hcp gene encoding hydroxylamine reductase: MDNSMFCYQCEQTLGGKGCVKSGVCGKNPTVANLQDVLIHELKGVGFYGQKNLEKGLKIRSEINKFVVDGMFSTLTNVNFDPTRFVEYVKKAEEIKEELKKAVGEIMNVPEAAKYKAPETMEGMLEDAEKLGIMADEKLDMDIRALRELLIYGFKGMAAYAHHAYILGKFDDEVNNFFYKGLSGTIDDSLSVEDLFNLNMELGKTNIKCMAMLDSAVTGAFGNPEPTQVLITKKKGPFIIVSGHDFKDLKELLEQTEGKGINVYTHCEMLPGNAYPELKKFKHLVGNYGGAWQKQQEEFDGIPGCILMTTNCVQKPRDSYKDRLFTTSIVGMPDCPHIDEVNGKKDFTPIIEKALELKGWQEDEPEKRITIGFAHHAILSHANEIVDAVKSGKIKHFFLIGGCDGARPGRNYYTEFAEKTPKDTIILTLACGKFRFNKLDLGTVAGFPRVLDCGQCSDSYSAVKVAMALAEAFECGVNDLPLSLVLSWYEQKAVGILLALLSLGIKDIRLGPSLPAFITPNIMQVLVDKFDLKPISSPEDDLKAIWAK; encoded by the coding sequence ATGGATAATTCAATGTTCTGTTATCAATGTGAACAAACATTAGGTGGAAAAGGCTGTGTGAAATCAGGTGTATGTGGGAAAAATCCCACCGTTGCAAACTTACAAGATGTATTGATTCACGAATTAAAGGGAGTTGGGTTTTACGGTCAGAAGAATTTAGAGAAAGGGTTGAAAATTCGAAGCGAAATCAACAAATTTGTAGTTGACGGCATGTTTTCAACGCTGACAAATGTAAATTTTGATCCAACAAGATTTGTAGAATATGTGAAAAAGGCCGAGGAGATAAAAGAAGAATTGAAAAAAGCAGTCGGCGAGATAATGAATGTTCCAGAGGCTGCAAAATATAAAGCTCCGGAAACCATGGAAGGAATGCTGGAAGATGCAGAGAAGTTAGGTATTATGGCTGATGAAAAGCTAGATATGGATATTCGTGCATTAAGAGAGCTATTGATTTATGGTTTTAAAGGAATGGCGGCTTATGCTCATCATGCATATATTTTGGGTAAATTTGATGATGAAGTGAATAACTTCTTTTATAAAGGATTATCAGGAACAATTGATGATAGCCTAAGTGTTGAAGATTTGTTTAACCTAAATATGGAACTTGGGAAAACAAATATAAAATGTATGGCGATGTTAGACTCAGCTGTTACAGGGGCATTTGGTAATCCTGAACCCACACAGGTTCTGATTACAAAGAAAAAAGGCCCATTTATTATTGTTTCGGGGCATGATTTTAAGGATTTGAAAGAATTGTTGGAACAAACAGAGGGAAAAGGCATTAATGTTTATACCCATTGCGAAATGCTCCCTGGAAACGCCTACCCGGAATTGAAAAAATTTAAACATTTAGTGGGCAATTACGGTGGAGCTTGGCAGAAACAACAGGAGGAGTTTGACGGTATACCAGGATGTATTTTAATGACCACCAACTGTGTACAAAAGCCAAGGGATAGTTATAAAGACAGATTGTTTACAACAAGCATTGTTGGAATGCCTGATTGTCCCCATATTGATGAGGTTAATGGCAAAAAAGATTTTACTCCTATCATTGAGAAAGCCTTGGAACTTAAGGGGTGGCAGGAAGATGAGCCGGAAAAAAGAATTACCATAGGTTTTGCACATCATGCGATTTTAAGCCACGCCAACGAGATTGTTGATGCAGTAAAAAGCGGAAAAATCAAACATTTCTTCTTAATTGGTGGTTGTGATGGGGCAAGACCTGGCAGAAACTATTATACGGAATTCGCAGAAAAAACACCAAAGGATACAATTATTTTGACATTGGCCTGCGGCAAATTCCGTTTTAACAAGCTGGATTTGGGAACAGTGGCGGGTTTTCCTAGGGTGCTGGATTGTGGACAATGCAGCGATTCCTATTCTGCAGTAAAGGTAGCTATGGCTTTGGCTGAAGCATTTGAATGTGGTGTGAATGATTTACCACTGTCCTTAGTGCTTTCTTGGTATGAACAAAAGGCAGTCGGTATCCTTCTGGCATTGCTCTCCTTGGGAATTAAAGATATTCGCCTTGGACCATCATTGCCAGCATTTATTACACCAAATATTATGCAAGTTTTGGTGGACAAATTTGATTTAAAACCGATTTCATCTCCCGAGGATGATTTGAAAGCAATTTGGGCAAAATAA
- a CDS encoding efflux RND transporter periplasmic adaptor subunit, with product MIQRMRKSIWVAVPVLCALLLTSCNSGKEQEQEDGRSVSVATVGETAYTDTLNLSGNVVLIETANLSFKLDGKLKDVYVREGDSVEMGEKVAELSMDDYSLQVRAAQAQVRAADAQYSTAKLQANTDVPSKIAQAKAQLELTQKTYDRVKSLCDAQVVSQSDLDEIAAKLTADFEIYQQALEGKNMATAQLEAAAAQKDQATVAADKAVKDLKDTTLNSPMRGVILKKLMNGGETAAAGYPVVVIGRTDEVYIEIGVPDERINEMKQGQTAEVSVYGIKRTFQGSVSEIGALADSNTRTFTVKINVKNPDGLLKPGMIANVTIHTGSQRAVLIPLDSVLQRADGSVVFVYDSVNKTVKRKVITTGEICGSSIEILSGLEFGEQIVTEGQFLLYDGDVVQLAEEVKP from the coding sequence ATGATTCAGAGAATGAGAAAATCCATTTGGGTGGCAGTACCCGTTTTATGTGCATTGCTACTAACCAGCTGCAACAGCGGCAAGGAACAAGAACAAGAGGACGGAAGAAGCGTTTCTGTTGCAACCGTAGGCGAGACGGCTTATACAGATACACTGAATCTGAGTGGCAATGTTGTTCTAATTGAAACTGCAAATCTTTCTTTTAAACTTGATGGAAAACTGAAAGATGTATATGTAAGGGAAGGCGATTCGGTGGAAATGGGGGAAAAGGTAGCTGAACTTTCAATGGATGATTACTCGTTACAGGTTCGGGCTGCTCAGGCACAGGTTCGGGCCGCCGATGCCCAGTATTCCACTGCAAAATTGCAGGCAAATACAGATGTTCCCTCAAAAATTGCCCAAGCAAAGGCACAGTTGGAGCTCACACAAAAAACTTATGACAGAGTAAAAAGCTTGTGCGATGCCCAAGTAGTGTCTCAAAGTGACCTTGATGAAATAGCGGCGAAGCTGACGGCAGATTTTGAGATATATCAGCAGGCATTGGAAGGTAAAAATATGGCTACTGCACAGCTTGAGGCGGCAGCAGCTCAAAAAGATCAGGCAACTGTGGCCGCAGATAAAGCAGTGAAGGATTTGAAAGATACAACACTAAATAGCCCTATGAGAGGTGTGATCTTAAAAAAGCTTATGAATGGAGGAGAGACGGCAGCGGCGGGATATCCTGTTGTGGTTATTGGACGAACAGATGAAGTTTACATAGAAATTGGTGTTCCCGATGAACGAATTAATGAAATGAAGCAAGGGCAGACAGCAGAAGTTTCGGTGTATGGCATAAAAAGAACCTTTCAAGGAAGTGTTTCTGAAATCGGTGCATTGGCAGACAGCAATACCCGTACATTTACTGTGAAAATCAACGTTAAGAATCCCGATGGCTTGTTAAAACCGGGGATGATTGCCAATGTGACAATTCATACCGGTTCACAAAGGGCAGTTTTGATACCCTTAGACAGTGTTTTGCAAAGGGCTGATGGTTCAGTGGTTTTTGTGTATGATTCCGTCAATAAGACGGTTAAGAGAAAAGTGATAACAACGGGAGAAATCTGTGGTAGCTCCATTGAAATTCTTTCCGGATTGGAATTTGGAGAACAAATTGTGACAGAAGGGCAATTTTTATTATATGACGGCGATGTTGTTCAGCTTGCAGAGGAGGTTAAGCCATGA